GGCCATCCACGCCGCGCGCAGCGCGAGCAGGTAGGCGGCCTCGTAATCGGCCTCCATGCGCAGGAATTCGGCGGCCGCGGCGTGCTGGTTCATCGCCGGGGTGTCGTAGGAGACCTCGATGCCCGCGGCGTCGAGCAGGCGGCGCAGTTCCTCGAGGGCGGCGCGGGCCACGCCCACCGCCATCGCGGCGACCAGCGGGCGGGTGTTGTCGAAGGTCTGCATGACCCCCGCGAAACCCTTCTCCACGTTGATCTCCGGGCTGCCCAGGATGTTGTCGGCCGGGATGCGGCAGTCCTGCAGCAGCAGCACGGCGGTGTCGGAGGCGCGGATGCCGAGCTTGTGCTCGAGCCGGGCCACCGACAGGCCGGGAGCGTCGCGGGGCACCACGAACGACTTGATCGCCGCGCGCCCGAGGCTCTTGTCCAGCGTCGCCCACACCACGATGTGGGTGGCGCGCTGGCCCGCGGTGACGAAGATCTTCTCGCCGTTGAGCACCCACTCGTCGCCGTCGCGCACCGCGGTGGTGCTCACGGCCGCGGAGTCGGAGCCGAAGGAGGGTTCGGTGATGGCCATCGCGGCCCACACCTTGCCGAAGCGCTTCAGCTGCTCGTCGGTGGCGACCGCGGCGATGGCGGCGTTGCCCAGGCCCTGGTAGGGGATGGACAGCATCAGGCCGACGTCACCCCAGGAGGTCTCCAGGGCGTTCAGCAGCGCGGACATGTTGCCGCCGTTGCTGTTGCCGAGCAGTTCGGTGGCGTGCTCGTCGTCGGAGCGGCCGCCGCTGGCGCCGCTGATCTTCTGGGTGCCCGAGTCGGCCAGGCCCTCCACCATGGCGGCCATGGTGTCCAGTTCGACCGGGTATTCGTGTTCGGCCAGGTCGTACTTGCGCGAGATCGGGCGGAAGATCTGCGCCGCGACCTGATGGGCCTGGTTGGCGCTGGCCCGCAGCTTCTTGGGGAGTTCGAGATTGATCATGGAAGGGGTCTCCTGAAGAAAGAAACGAGCCGGGTCAGATGAGGACGACGCCCTCGGCGACGCCGATCGCCCGCAGATCGCGGTACCAGCGCTCGACCGGGTGTTCCTTGGTGAAGCCGTGGCCGCCGAGCAGCTGCACGCCGTCCAGGCCGATCTGCATGCCCTTGTCGGTGGCGAGCTTGCGGGCCAGCGCGGCCTCGCGGCCGAAGGAGCGGCCCTGCTCGGCGCGGGCGGCGCCGCGCATCGTCACCAGGCGGATGCCGTCGAGTTCGATGGCGATGTTGGCGACCATGAACGCCACCGCCTGCCGGTGCGAGATCGGCTCGCCGAACGCTTCGCGCTCGTTGACGTAGGGGATCACGTAGTCCAGCACGGCCTGACCGGTGCCGACGGCCAGCGAGGCCCAGCCGAGGCGGGCCAGCCGGACGGCGTCGGCGTACTCCTCGGCGCGCGCGGCCGGGTCGCTGTCGCCCAGCACGGCCTCGGCGGAGACGGCCACGTTGTTCAGGATCAGCCTGCCGATGCCCGCCGCGCGCAGACCCATGCTCGGGTCGGCCTCCACGACCAGGCCCTGCGCGTCGGACTCGACGATGAACAGCGCGGGGCGCCCGTCGAGTTCGGCGGCGACCAGGAACAGTTCGGCGTCGGCGGCCGCGGGCACCAGGCTCTTGACGCCGTTGAGGCGGTAGCCGCTGGGGGAGCGGGTGGCCTTGGTCTGCAGCGCGAACGGGTCGAACAGCGGGCGCGGCTCGGCGATCACCACGGAGGCCTGCGGCACGTTCTCCCCGGCGAAGGCGGGCAGGTAGGTGCGCTGCTGGGCGTCGGTGCCCCACTGCGCGAGCGCGACCGCGACACCGCTGGGGGCCAGGATCGGCAGCGCCAGGCCCATGTCACCGTGCGCGAGGGCCTCGGCGACCAGCGAGTTGGTCACCGCGCCGCGCTCGGTGGCCACACCGTCGAGCTCCTCGGGCACGTTGATGACGGTGATGCCCAGTTCGGCGGCGCGGGCGACCAGGTCGGCGGGGGCCTTGGCCTCGGCGTCGGCGCCTGCCGCGGCGGGCCGCAGGATCTCGGCGGCGAACTCCTTGACCGTCTCGACGATCATCTGCTGATCGTCGGTGGGGGTGAGGTCGAACAGGTCCTTGTTCTTGGACTCGTTGTCCGGCAGCCGCTTCGGCGCCCCGTTGCCCGCCACCTTGTTGAAGGCCCTGGTCGCCGCGCCGAGGGTGCGGAAGCCGGTCTTGGTGCCTTCGTAGGTGACGCGCTCGATGGGCTTGCGCAGGTTGTACTTCTCGACGAGGTCGGAGCCGGTGATCGTCGTCATGACCCGCATGGCCGCGCCCATCCAGTCCCGCTTGGGCTGGTTCAGGCCGACGGCGGAGTCGTCGCTGCGTCCGGCGGCGGGACGTCGCTTCGTCGCGCTGTCTCGAGTGCTCATCATCACCTGGTTTCTGCTGGGGTGGGGTGAGGTCAGGTCGTCGCTATCTTACTCCTGAGTAAGACCCACCTTACTCCAGAGTAAGAAGGGCGTCGAGTCGTCCCCGGCAAGTGTGACGGCGTCCCGGTGGATTCTTTCTGAAACAAAGGCACTTCAGAAGCTGCCGGATTCGGCTACCGTGTCGGCACCTGTCCCCCGAAACGGAGGTCTTGACCATGAAACGTGTTGTGCTGGCGGCCGGTATCGCCCTGGCCGCCGGAATCGTGTGCGCGCCCGCGCATGCCGAGCCGGGCCTACCGCTGGTGCCCGCCGACGTCGACGTGGACCCGGGCGGTCCGCAGGTCGACTTCGGGTCCGGCGGACCCATCTTCGATCTGGGCTCGGGCGAGGGCGGCGCGGGTGTCGACCTCGGTTCGGGCGAGGCGCAGTTCCCGCCGACCGGTTCCGGCGGGTCCGGCTCGGCCTCGGGCTCGGGCGCCAGCGGCTCGAGCGCGGGCTCGGTACAGCTGCCGACCGGTTCGGCGGGCTGACCGGTCGCGCCGCGGCGCCGGTCGGGGGCGCCGCGACACCCGGGCGAGCCGTCGATGGGGGCGGTTCGCCCGGGGTCAGTCCCGGGAGAGCCGGGAGAGCACGGCCTCGTGCAGCAGGCCGTTGGTGGCCACCGCGTCACCACCGTGCGGGCCGGGCTGCCCGGACAACGCGGTGAAGCGGCCGCCCGCCTCGCGGACCAGGATGTCGAGGGCGGCCAGATCCCACAGCGAGACCTCCGGCTCGGTGGCGATGTCCACCGCGCCCTCGGCGAGCAGGCAGTAACTGAAGAAGTCGCCGTAGCCGCGCACCCGCCACACCGCGTCGGTGAGGTCGAGGAACCGCTCGCGCAGGCCGCGCTCGCGCCAGCCCGACAGACTGGAGAAAGCCAGGCTGGCCGCGTCCAGCTCGCCGACCGCCGAGACGGTGATCGGTCGCGGCGCGCCCGGGTGGAAGCTCGTCCACGCCCCCGACCCGCTCGCCGCCCACCAGCGCCGGGCGAGCGCGGGCGCGCTGACCACGCCCACCACGGGCACGCCGTCCTCGAGCAGGGCGATCAGGCTCGCCCAGATCGGCACGCCGCGCACGAAATTCTTGGTGCCGTCGATCGGGTCGATCACCCACTGCCTGCCGCGGAACTCCGCGTCGCCGCCGAACTCCTCGCCGAGGACCGCGTCGTCGGGGCGTGCGTGCGCGAGCAGGCGCCGGATGGACTCCTCCACGGCCAGGTCCGCGTCGGAGACCGGGGTGAGGTCGGGCTTGGCGTCGACCTTCAGGTCGATGGCGCCGAAGCGCGCCTTGGTGATGGCGTCGGCCTCGTCGGCGAGCCGCAGCGCGAGTTCCAGATCGGAGGAGTGAGCAGCCACGGCCGCCAACATTATCCGGTCACGCCACCGCCGCCGCCCGCGCCCGCACCAGCGCGCTCGCCCACCAGTGCAACTGATCGAACATGGCCTTCGCCGCGGCCGCGGGCTCCTCGGGGTCGCGCAACCCGCCCTGCTCGTCGAAGAGCAGGTAGTACCGCGGGAACGCGACGTAGTTGCGCACCGTGTGCGCGTTCAACTCGGTGAACACCTGGCGCAGGTGTTCGATGGCCAGCAGGCCACCGCTGGCGCCGCTGTAGCCGACGAAACCGATCGCCTTGGCGTCCCACTGGGTGAAATGCCAGTCGATGGCGGCCTTCAGTGCCGCCGGGTAGCTGCGGTTGTAGTCGGGCGTGACGATCACGAAGGCGTCCGCCGCCGCCAACCGCTCGCTCAGCTCCCGCATGCCCGCCGGGCGGGGCGGATCGGGTTC
This sequence is a window from Nocardia farcinica. Protein-coding genes within it:
- a CDS encoding acyl-CoA dehydrogenase family protein, translated to MINLELPKKLRASANQAHQVAAQIFRPISRKYDLAEHEYPVELDTMAAMVEGLADSGTQKISGASGGRSDDEHATELLGNSNGGNMSALLNALETSWGDVGLMLSIPYQGLGNAAIAAVATDEQLKRFGKVWAAMAITEPSFGSDSAAVSTTAVRDGDEWVLNGEKIFVTAGQRATHIVVWATLDKSLGRAAIKSFVVPRDAPGLSVARLEHKLGIRASDTAVLLLQDCRIPADNILGSPEINVEKGFAGVMQTFDNTRPLVAAMAVGVARAALEELRRLLDAAGIEVSYDTPAMNQHAAAAEFLRMEADYEAAYLLALRAAWMADNKKPNSLEASMSKAKAGRTGTDVTLKAVELAGTLGYSEHTLLEKWGRDSKILDIFEGTQQIQQLIVARRVLGLTSAELK
- a CDS encoding acyl-CoA dehydrogenase family protein: MMMSTRDSATKRRPAAGRSDDSAVGLNQPKRDWMGAAMRVMTTITGSDLVEKYNLRKPIERVTYEGTKTGFRTLGAATRAFNKVAGNGAPKRLPDNESKNKDLFDLTPTDDQQMIVETVKEFAAEILRPAAAGADAEAKAPADLVARAAELGITVINVPEELDGVATERGAVTNSLVAEALAHGDMGLALPILAPSGVAVALAQWGTDAQQRTYLPAFAGENVPQASVVIAEPRPLFDPFALQTKATRSPSGYRLNGVKSLVPAAADAELFLVAAELDGRPALFIVESDAQGLVVEADPSMGLRAAGIGRLILNNVAVSAEAVLGDSDPAARAEEYADAVRLARLGWASLAVGTGQAVLDYVIPYVNEREAFGEPISHRQAVAFMVANIAIELDGIRLVTMRGAARAEQGRSFGREAALARKLATDKGMQIGLDGVQLLGGHGFTKEHPVERWYRDLRAIGVAEGVVLI
- the hisN gene encoding histidinol-phosphatase — its product is MLAAVAAHSSDLELALRLADEADAITKARFGAIDLKVDAKPDLTPVSDADLAVEESIRRLLAHARPDDAVLGEEFGGDAEFRGRQWVIDPIDGTKNFVRGVPIWASLIALLEDGVPVVGVVSAPALARRWWAASGSGAWTSFHPGAPRPITVSAVGELDAASLAFSSLSGWRERGLRERFLDLTDAVWRVRGYGDFFSYCLLAEGAVDIATEPEVSLWDLAALDILVREAGGRFTALSGQPGPHGGDAVATNGLLHEAVLSRLSRD
- a CDS encoding NADPH-dependent FMN reductase; amino-acid sequence: MSALRLAVIIGSVREGRFGPTVAAWTAEQAVADGRFEVDVIDLAEMELPHALPATPPALEPDPPRPAGMRELSERLAAADAFVIVTPDYNRSYPAALKAAIDWHFTQWDAKAIGFVGYSGASGGLLAIEHLRQVFTELNAHTVRNYVAFPRYYLLFDEQGGLRDPEEPAAAAKAMFDQLHWWASALVRARAAAVA